The DNA region TTGACAGCTCGACGAGAATCGAGATCTCGACGGGTGAGATAAGTGAGATAACGCTGGATCTCGGATTTGATGTCCAGGACGCGATTCCCTTTGAAGGCGGCATTGTGGTCGTCCTCCGCAACGAAGTTCGAATATTGAACTGGAAAGGGCAAAAAGTTTATAGCAGGGAGTTTGAGAACTTGAAGAAAGTTAGGGTGGCCGAAGGAAAGGTGGTGGTAGTTCATGGTGAGGGAATCA from Thermococcus zilligii AN1 includes:
- a CDS encoding DUF6849 domain-containing protein produces the protein MKVVLRPLFNVELPAGFEEILRSKLMRRELRTGETVEVDLLGKPLQFKVLLAEPSPLKVDSSTRIEISTGEISEITLDLGFDVQDAIPFEGGIVVVLRNEVRILNWKGQKVYSREFENLKKVRVAEGKVVVVHGEGITIVEP